One Campylobacter pinnipediorum subsp. caledonicus genomic window carries:
- a CDS encoding MATE family efflux transporter produces the protein MELSLKKLAIPIFFDIFLHFITLVINTYMVSKVSIGLVGSMGAGNQVMDFFMAIFSFLSVGCSIVVAQAIGAKKLKLAREIIHTTISFNTILGIFFACFVYFFGFEILDILNIPDELRNESHTYLHMLGIALCFDGIGMTLASILRVYNRAFLVMFVSFVMNIITLIGNAIVLFGLIDGFDYGLYGVAVSTIIGRFVGVLLLIFILYKIAKIRIYISRLFVLSFDKLKMILKIGLPSAGEHLLWLGQYMVAFSFVASMGSNELSVQTIFMQLTLLLLLCGASISMANEVIVGRLIGSKEFDRAYTHTFRSLKIGILFTIIAVMIVFILKDKIMFEFGLSDELKSIMLPLFFLSIVLEVGRTFNIVIVNALRATGDANFPFITGFIFMWCVSLPLGYFLGIYLKFGIIGIWLGFLADEWLRGIVNTLHFRSRKWQSKRLV, from the coding sequence TTGGAATTATCTTTAAAAAAACTAGCAATACCTATATTTTTTGATATATTTTTGCATTTTATAACTCTTGTTATCAATACCTATATGGTTTCTAAGGTTAGTATAGGTCTTGTTGGTTCTATGGGTGCTGGAAATCAAGTCATGGATTTTTTTATGGCTATTTTTAGCTTTTTAAGTGTTGGGTGTTCTATAGTTGTAGCACAAGCAATAGGAGCAAAAAAATTAAAATTAGCAAGAGAAATAATACATACAACCATAAGTTTTAATACAATTTTGGGTATCTTTTTTGCCTGTTTTGTGTATTTTTTTGGATTTGAAATTTTAGATATTTTAAATATCCCAGATGAGTTAAGAAATGAAAGCCACACCTATCTTCATATGCTTGGTATAGCTCTTTGTTTTGATGGTATAGGTATGACATTAGCGTCTATTTTAAGAGTTTATAACCGTGCTTTTTTGGTTATGTTTGTATCTTTTGTTATGAATATAATAACTCTTATTGGAAATGCTATTGTTCTTTTTGGATTGATAGATGGATTTGATTATGGGCTTTATGGTGTTGCTGTTTCTACTATAATAGGGCGATTTGTTGGAGTTTTATTGCTTATATTTATTTTATATAAGATAGCAAAGATAAGAATTTATATAAGTAGATTGTTTGTTTTGTCATTTGATAAATTAAAGATGATTTTAAAAATAGGGCTTCCTAGTGCTGGAGAGCATCTTCTTTGGCTTGGTCAGTATATGGTAGCTTTTTCATTTGTCGCTAGTATGGGATCTAATGAGCTTTCTGTTCAGACTATTTTTATGCAACTTACGCTTTTATTGCTTCTTTGTGGTGCTAGTATAAGTATGGCAAATGAGGTTATTGTTGGTCGTTTGATTGGATCTAAGGAGTTTGATAGGGCTTATACCCATACTTTCAGGTCTTTAAAAATAGGAATTTTATTTACGATAATAGCTGTTATGATTGTTTTTATTTTAAAAGATAAAATTATGTTTGAGTTTGGGTTAAGTGATGAGCTTAAAAGTATAATGTTACCTTTGTTTTTTCTATCCATAGTCCTTGAAGTCGGCAGGACATTTAATATAGTTATAGTAAATGCATTGCGTGCTACAGGCGATGCAAATTTTCCGTTTATTACCGGTTTTATATTTATGTGGTGTGTTAGTTTACCACTGGGGTATTTTTTAGGTATATATCTTAAATTTGGGATAATTGGTATTTGGCTTGGCTTTTTGGCTGATGAGTGGCTTAGAGGTATTGTAAATACATTGCATTTTAGAAGTAGAAAATGGCAATCAAAACGACTTGTGTAA
- a CDS encoding phosphoglycerate kinase, whose amino-acid sequence MNGIISIKDIDISGKRVFIRCDFNVPMDEFGNITDDRRIVSAIPTIKYCLDQGCSVVLASHLGRPKNGFEEKYSMKPVVKRLSRLLLPDVGFANDVIGSDAKDKVSKLKPGEVLLLENLRFEKGETKNDENLAKQLSEFADVYINDAFGVCHRAHSSVEAIVRFYDENTKAAGFLLQKEIEFAQKLIKQPSRPFVAVVGGSKVSGKLQALTNLLPRVDKLIIGGGMAFTFLKALGYDIGNSLLEEELIDEAKNILTKGKALGVKIYLPVDVVAAQTFSADSAIKFVTAQEIPAGWMGLDIGPASTRLFRLAIADAQTIWWNGPMGVFEMDKFCKGSIKMSHAIAESHATTVVGGGDTADVAQRAGDADEMTFISTGGGASLELIEGKELPGVKPLRKKDDE is encoded by the coding sequence TTGAATGGTATAATTTCTATAAAAGATATAGATATAAGTGGCAAGAGAGTATTTATAAGATGTGATTTTAATGTCCCTATGGATGAGTTTGGAAATATTACAGATGATAGACGAATAGTTTCTGCCATACCTACTATAAAGTATTGTTTGGATCAGGGCTGTAGTGTTGTTTTAGCTTCTCATCTTGGTCGTCCAAAAAATGGCTTTGAAGAGAAATACTCAATGAAACCTGTTGTAAAAAGACTATCTAGGTTATTGCTTCCAGATGTTGGTTTTGCTAATGATGTTATTGGTTCTGACGCAAAAGATAAGGTCAGTAAATTAAAACCAGGAGAGGTTTTATTGCTTGAAAATTTGCGTTTTGAAAAAGGCGAAACCAAAAACGATGAAAACTTAGCAAAACAACTTAGTGAATTTGCTGATGTTTATATAAATGATGCTTTTGGTGTTTGTCATAGAGCCCATAGTTCAGTTGAGGCTATTGTTAGATTTTATGATGAAAATACTAAGGCAGCTGGATTTTTACTTCAAAAAGAGATTGAATTTGCACAAAAATTAATAAAACAGCCTTCAAGACCATTTGTTGCTGTTGTTGGTGGTAGCAAGGTAAGTGGAAAGCTACAAGCTTTGACAAATTTATTGCCAAGGGTTGACAAACTTATAATAGGTGGCGGCATGGCATTTACATTTTTAAAAGCTCTTGGTTATGATATAGGAAATTCTCTTCTTGAAGAGGAATTAATAGATGAAGCAAAAAATATCTTGACAAAAGGAAAAGCTCTTGGTGTTAAAATTTATTTACCAGTGGATGTTGTAGCTGCTCAGACATTTTCTGCTGATAGCGCTATTAAGTTTGTAACCGCTCAAGAGATACCTGCTGGATGGATGGGACTTGATATAGGACCTGCTAGCACAAGGCTTTTTAGACTCGCAATAGCTGATGCTCAGACTATATGGTGGAATGGACCTATGGGTGTTTTTGAGATGGACAAATTTTGTAAAGGTAGCATAAAAATGAGTCATGCTATAGCTGAAAGTCATGCTACTACGGTTGTTGGTGGTGGAGATACGGCTGATGTTGCTCAGCGTGCTGGTGATGCTGATGAGATGACATTTATATCAACTGGCGGTGGTGCTAGTTTAGAACTTATAGAAGGAAAAGAGCTTCCTGGCGTAAAACCTTTAAGAAAGAAGGATGATGAATGA
- a CDS encoding triose-phosphate isomerase — MKFFANLKSNHTRKSFSEYVKNIEKNLQTQEVVVYPPFTALDCSLSKKIKIGAQNFYPAQSGSFTGEITSLMLDEFEIKNVIIGHSERRELGENEDLLKSKFNFAKEKNWEIVYCIGENLDTFENKKTKEFLSKQLESIDLEYEKLTIAYEPIWAIGTGKSASAGQIEEILDFIRTKTNADLLYGGSVNLSNILEISKIQNCQGVLVGTASWDADNFIKLIKSVC; from the coding sequence ATGAAATTTTTTGCAAATTTAAAATCAAATCACACAAGAAAAAGTTTCTCTGAATATGTAAAAAACATAGAAAAAAATTTACAAACTCAAGAGGTTGTTGTATATCCTCCATTTACTGCACTTGATTGCTCTTTATCAAAAAAAATAAAAATAGGAGCTCAAAATTTTTATCCAGCTCAGAGTGGGTCTTTTACTGGTGAGATAACATCACTTATGCTTGATGAGTTTGAAATAAAAAATGTTATTATTGGGCATAGCGAAAGAAGAGAACTTGGTGAAAATGAAGATTTGTTAAAATCTAAATTTAATTTTGCAAAAGAAAAAAATTGGGAAATAGTTTATTGTATTGGTGAGAATTTAGATACTTTTGAAAACAAAAAGACAAAAGAATTTTTAAGCAAACAGCTTGAAAGTATTGATTTGGAATATGAAAAACTAACAATAGCTTATGAGCCTATATGGGCTATAGGAACTGGTAAGAGCGCTAGCGCAGGGCAGATAGAAGAAATTTTGGATTTTATAAGAACTAAAACTAATGCTGATTTGCTGTATGGTGGAAGTGTAAATTTAAGTAATATCTTAGAAATTTCAAAGATACAAAACTGCCAAGGCGTTCTTGTCGGCACTGCTAGTTGGGATGCTGATAACTTTATAAAATTAATAAAATCTGTTTGCTAA
- the fabI gene encoding enoyl-ACP reductase FabI produces the protein MIMNGKKGLIVGIANNKSIAYGIAKACKEQGAELAFTFLNDSIKKRLEPIASELGSNFIYELDINNDEHLKNLAPMIEKEFGKIDFVVHAVAYAPKDALSDDFINTTKEAFEITMNTSVYSLLSLTKSVLPILNDNGSILTLSYLGGVRFVPHYNIMGVAKAALESSVKYLAHDLGKKNIRVNAISAGPIKTLAASGIGDFRMILKYNEANAPLKRNTTIDDVGKSGMYLLSDLASGVTGEIHYVDCGYNIMGMTDVAQDGD, from the coding sequence ATGATAATGAATGGTAAAAAGGGTCTTATAGTAGGTATTGCAAATAACAAATCAATTGCTTATGGAATAGCTAAAGCTTGTAAAGAACAGGGTGCTGAGCTTGCTTTTACATTTTTAAATGATTCTATAAAAAAGAGATTAGAGCCTATAGCTAGTGAGCTTGGATCAAATTTTATATACGAGCTTGATATAAATAATGATGAGCATTTAAAAAATCTTGCTCCGATGATAGAAAAAGAGTTTGGAAAGATTGATTTTGTTGTTCATGCTGTCGCTTATGCGCCAAAAGATGCTTTGTCTGATGATTTTATAAATACTACAAAAGAGGCTTTTGAAATTACTATGAATACATCTGTGTATTCTTTATTAAGCTTGACAAAGTCAGTGCTTCCTATCTTAAATGATAATGGCTCTATTCTTACCCTTAGTTATCTTGGTGGTGTTAGATTTGTTCCACATTATAACATTATGGGCGTTGCAAAAGCAGCTCTTGAAAGTTCTGTAAAATATCTAGCGCATGATTTGGGTAAGAAAAATATACGTGTAAATGCAATAAGTGCTGGACCAATCAAAACACTTGCCGCAAGTGGAATAGGTGACTTTCGTATGATTTTAAAATACAATGAAGCCAATGCTCCTTTAAAACGCAATACAACAATAGATGATGTTGGTAAAAGTGGAATGTATCTTTTAAGCGACCTTGCCAGTGGTGTTACTGGTGAGATTCACTATGTTGATTGTGGATACAATATAATGGGAATGACTGATGTTGCACAAGATGGCGACTGA
- a CDS encoding sodium-dependent transporter encodes MQKVGFTSRWAFIIACVGSAVGMANVWGFSYKVGTNGGGVFFLIYLLFVLIFSYVGLSAEYAIGRRAKTGTLGSYEYAWNSRGFKKIGKIIGWLPLTGSMCIAIGYAVIIAYVLKALYQSIDGSLMSVDINTWFESFALTKYSVVPFHFIVIAGTLLTLFFGAKSIEKTNKIMMPLFFILFIILAIRVSFLDNAIDGYKFLFKADWQKLKEPMVWVSAMGQAFFSLSITGSGMIVYGSYLSKDEDVVDSAKKTAIFDTVAATVAALVMIPAVFAYSMNPAGGPGLLFVTLPKILQDMPGGQIFAIILFTAVIFGGISSLQNMLEAVAESIMHKFPKIKRTPILIALCIICFGIGVTMQDITTWGPWMDFVSIYIIPIGAVIGAISWFWIIKKDEILEEINTGTDNKQGLLWHSIGRYLYVPMALILCIIALNMHISF; translated from the coding sequence GTGCAAAAGGTTGGTTTTACATCTCGTTGGGCTTTTATTATAGCTTGTGTTGGCTCTGCTGTCGGCATGGCAAATGTTTGGGGTTTTTCTTATAAAGTAGGCACAAACGGAGGTGGAGTATTTTTCCTTATATATCTATTGTTTGTACTTATTTTTTCATATGTTGGATTATCAGCCGAATATGCAATAGGAAGAAGAGCAAAAACAGGAACACTAGGTTCATATGAATATGCTTGGAATTCAAGAGGATTTAAAAAAATAGGAAAAATAATAGGCTGGTTGCCACTGACTGGTTCTATGTGTATAGCAATAGGATATGCTGTTATAATAGCCTATGTTTTAAAGGCATTATATCAATCAATAGATGGCTCGCTTATGAGTGTTGATATAAATACTTGGTTTGAGTCGTTTGCACTAACAAAATATTCTGTAGTTCCTTTTCACTTTATAGTGATAGCAGGCACACTTCTTACTCTTTTTTTTGGTGCAAAAAGTATAGAAAAAACAAATAAAATAATGATGCCCCTGTTTTTTATACTCTTTATAATACTAGCTATCAGGGTTTCGTTTTTGGACAATGCTATTGATGGATATAAATTTTTATTTAAAGCTGACTGGCAAAAACTAAAAGAGCCAATGGTATGGGTATCGGCTATGGGTCAAGCATTTTTCTCACTATCGATAACAGGTTCTGGAATGATAGTTTATGGATCATATTTATCAAAAGATGAAGATGTTGTTGATTCGGCTAAAAAAACAGCTATATTTGATACGGTAGCAGCCACTGTTGCGGCTTTAGTTATGATACCAGCTGTTTTTGCATATAGCATGAATCCAGCAGGTGGTCCCGGGCTTTTATTTGTTACACTGCCTAAAATTTTACAAGATATGCCTGGTGGGCAAATATTTGCTATTATTTTATTTACAGCTGTTATTTTTGGAGGGATATCATCTTTACAAAATATGCTAGAAGCGGTTGCTGAGTCTATAATGCACAAATTTCCAAAAATAAAAAGAACTCCTATTTTAATCGCATTGTGTATTATATGCTTTGGTATAGGGGTAACAATGCAAGATATAACAACTTGGGGTCCTTGGATGGATTTTGTATCTATTTATATAATACCTATCGGAGCTGTTATAGGTGCTATATCTTGGTTTTGGATTATCAAAAAAGATGAAATTCTAGAAGAGATAAACACAGGAACAGATAACAAGCAAGGTCTTTTATGGCATAGCATAGGAAGATATTTATATGTTCCTATGGCGCTTATACTATGTATAATAGCACTAAATATGCATATATCATTTTAA
- a CDS encoding ABC transporter permease/substrate-binding protein: MNDLIITFNERKFELFDAVLEHLQISLSSLLIAIAIAVPLAIVISSNKKITEIVLQVTGIFQTIPSLALLGLFIPLFGIGAVPAVIALVVYSIFPIVQNTITGLNEINPSLKEAAEAFGMTKWEKLKKFELAIAMPVIISGIQTAAVMIIGTATLAALIGAGGLGRFVLLGIDRNNTSLILIGAISSALLAILFSIGIRFLRKQNIKLVAFALFTMVLSLGLSFLPSMENQNNKIIIAGKLGVEPEILINMYKEIITNNSDIKVELKPNFGKTSFLYEALKSGDIDIYPEFSGTVVKSLLKKQPLTLSNDSQEVYEMARDGVKAQDDLAFLKPMEFQNTYAVAVKSSLSKEYKLKNISDLKRVSDKFIAGFTLEFNDRKDGNLGLKTEYGLNLKVKTVEPALRYKAIENDEVQIIDAYSTDSELRQYDLVVLNDDKKIFPPYQGAPLIKEDTLKKYPKLKSMLELLAGHISTKDMSDMNYDVRVKGRLAKDVAREYLIKNNLIDK, translated from the coding sequence ATGAATGATTTAATAATTACTTTTAATGAACGTAAATTTGAGCTTTTTGATGCTGTTTTAGAGCACCTTCAAATTTCATTATCATCGCTTTTGATTGCTATTGCTATTGCTGTTCCTTTGGCTATTGTTATTTCTAGTAATAAAAAAATAACAGAAATTGTGTTGCAAGTTACAGGTATTTTTCAGACCATACCATCTTTGGCGCTTCTTGGCCTTTTTATACCTCTTTTTGGGATAGGTGCTGTTCCTGCGGTTATAGCTCTCGTGGTTTATTCTATTTTTCCTATAGTTCAAAATACTATTACCGGACTTAATGAGATAAATCCATCTTTGAAAGAAGCGGCGGAAGCGTTTGGAATGACAAAATGGGAAAAACTTAAAAAATTTGAACTTGCTATTGCTATGCCGGTTATTATTTCTGGTATCCAAACAGCTGCTGTTATGATAATAGGTACAGCCACTTTGGCTGCTTTGATAGGGGCTGGTGGACTTGGGCGTTTTGTATTGCTTGGTATAGATAGAAATAATACATCTTTGATTTTAATTGGAGCTATTTCATCGGCACTTTTAGCGATTTTGTTTAGTATAGGTATTCGTTTTTTAAGAAAGCAAAATATAAAACTTGTCGCATTTGCTTTGTTTACAATGGTTCTTTCTCTTGGATTATCTTTTTTGCCTAGCATGGAAAATCAAAATAACAAAATAATTATTGCTGGAAAATTAGGTGTAGAACCTGAGATATTGATCAATATGTATAAAGAAATCATAACCAACAATAGCGATATCAAGGTTGAATTAAAGCCAAATTTTGGAAAAACTAGTTTTTTATATGAAGCCTTAAAATCAGGAGACATTGATATATATCCAGAGTTTAGCGGAACTGTTGTTAAAAGTTTGCTTAAAAAACAACCATTGACCTTATCAAATGATTCACAAGAAGTTTATGAGATGGCAAGAGATGGCGTAAAAGCTCAAGATGATTTGGCATTTTTAAAGCCTATGGAATTTCAAAATACATATGCTGTTGCTGTTAAGTCTAGTTTATCTAAAGAGTATAAGCTTAAAAATATATCAGACCTAAAAAGAGTTAGTGATAAATTTATTGCTGGATTTACTTTGGAATTTAACGACAGAAAAGATGGTAATTTGGGCTTAAAAACAGAGTATGGTCTGAATCTAAAAGTAAAAACGGTGGAGCCTGCATTAAGATATAAGGCTATTGAAAACGATGAGGTTCAAATCATTGATGCTTATTCAACCGATAGCGAGTTAAGGCAATATGACTTAGTTGTATTAAATGATGATAAAAAGATATTTCCACCGTATCAGGGGGCGCCACTTATCAAAGAAGATACACTTAAAAAATATCCGAAGCTAAAATCAATGCTTGAGCTTTTAGCCGGTCATATTAGCACAAAAGATATGAGTGATATGAACTATGATGTTAGAGTAAAAGGTCGTCTTGCTAAAGATGTCGCTAGAGAGTATTTAATAAAAAACAATTTGATAGACAAATAA
- the gap gene encoding type I glyceraldehyde-3-phosphate dehydrogenase, with translation MSIKMAINGFGRIGRCAARIILERNDVELVAINDTATRDLTRYLLKYDSVHGEFKHDVRVLNDDYIEVDGKKIRVFSTRDVNELAFSDFGTDVVLECTGANLTSEKCEKFIQNGVGKVVMSAPAKDDTPTFVYGVNSDSYKGEAIVSNASCTTNCLAPVAKVLDDAFGIEKGLMTTIHAYTNGQSIVDAKSAKDIRRGRAGAVNIGPTTTGAAKSIGLVLPHLKGKLNGVSVRVPTPNVSMVDLVATLKQNLDKDALNEAFLKASEGGLKGILLVDEDKRVSSDFIGCEYSSIVISDMLQVICEDTVKVLAWYDNEWGYSARLVDMGVLAAKFTKDNN, from the coding sequence ATGTCGATTAAAATGGCTATAAATGGTTTTGGGCGCATAGGAAGATGTGCTGCTCGTATTATTTTGGAAAGAAATGATGTTGAGTTGGTTGCTATAAATGATACTGCAACAAGGGATTTGACTAGGTATTTACTTAAATATGACAGTGTTCACGGTGAGTTCAAACATGATGTTAGAGTTTTAAATGATGATTATATAGAGGTTGATGGTAAAAAAATTAGAGTTTTTAGCACTAGAGATGTAAATGAGCTAGCTTTTTCAGATTTTGGTACAGATGTTGTACTTGAATGTACAGGTGCAAATTTAACAAGTGAGAAATGTGAAAAATTTATACAAAACGGGGTTGGTAAAGTTGTAATGTCAGCACCTGCTAAAGATGATACTCCAACTTTTGTTTATGGTGTAAACTCAGACTCTTATAAAGGTGAGGCTATTGTTTCAAATGCAAGTTGTACTACAAACTGCCTAGCCCCTGTGGCAAAGGTTTTAGATGATGCTTTTGGTATAGAAAAAGGTCTTATGACTACAATACACGCTTATACAAACGGACAAAGCATAGTTGATGCAAAATCAGCAAAAGATATAAGAAGGGGTAGAGCTGGTGCCGTAAATATAGGACCCACTACAACAGGTGCTGCAAAATCTATAGGGCTAGTGCTTCCACACTTAAAAGGCAAATTAAACGGCGTTAGTGTTCGTGTACCAACACCTAATGTTTCTATGGTTGATTTAGTTGCTACTCTTAAACAAAATTTAGACAAAGATGCACTAAATGAAGCTTTTTTAAAGGCCAGTGAGGGCGGACTTAAAGGCATACTTTTAGTTGATGAAGATAAGCGTGTTTCTAGTGATTTTATAGGTTGTGAGTATTCAAGTATAGTTATATCTGATATGTTACAAGTTATATGTGAAGATACTGTAAAAGTTCTTGCTTGGTATGATAATGAATGGGGCTATTCTGCTCGTTTGGTAGATATGGGTGTTTTAGCGGCTAAGTTTACAAAGGATAACAATTGA
- the rsfS gene encoding ribosome silencing factor: MQDISTRVEKIVSILDEKKAENIQAFDMRDDEYFVKFVVLATTLGQRHSMSLNDELKEKLKPDGEEFLNIESSDDWVVIDLGDILIHLFTPEYRAKYNIEELLSKLKKDTQN, encoded by the coding sequence ATGCAAGATATATCAACAAGAGTTGAAAAAATAGTATCCATACTTGATGAGAAAAAAGCTGAAAACATACAAGCTTTTGATATGAGAGATGATGAGTATTTTGTTAAATTTGTAGTACTAGCCACTACTCTTGGACAAAGACACTCAATGTCATTAAATGATGAATTAAAAGAAAAACTAAAACCTGATGGGGAAGAATTTTTAAACATAGAAAGCTCTGATGATTGGGTTGTTATAGACCTTGGAGATATTTTAATCCATCTTTTCACACCAGAATACAGGGCGAAATACAATATAGAAGAGCTACTTAGCAAACTAAAAAAAGATACTCAAAACTAA
- a CDS encoding M48 family metallopeptidase has product MAIKTTCVNFCDFVVELKFKSNVKYLRLKIDNNAKITCSLPYKTTNKRAMEFLNENRQWLIDTHKKVVLKKIKDDEFYYLGEIYKIKIDQNIKEILFKDNEIFIKDKKMLENFKREKFQEISYFFIDKFMPFINRKINHVSIKNMNTRWGSCNHKKGYINLNLKLIHKKIELIEYVVLHELTHLIYPNHKMEFYKFIENIMPDFRQREKSLKNI; this is encoded by the coding sequence ATGGCAATCAAAACGACTTGTGTAAACTTTTGTGATTTTGTTGTAGAGCTAAAATTTAAATCAAATGTCAAATATCTTAGACTAAAAATAGACAATAATGCAAAAATAACTTGTTCTTTACCGTATAAAACAACAAATAAAAGGGCTATGGAATTTTTAAATGAAAATAGACAATGGCTTATTGATACACATAAAAAAGTAGTTTTAAAAAAAATTAAAGATGATGAGTTTTATTATCTTGGTGAAATATATAAGATAAAAATAGATCAAAATATAAAAGAGATTTTGTTTAAAGATAATGAAATTTTTATAAAAGATAAAAAAATGCTTGAAAATTTTAAAAGAGAAAAATTTCAAGAAATTTCATATTTTTTTATAGATAAATTTATGCCTTTTATAAATAGAAAAATAAATCATGTAAGTATAAAAAACATGAATACAAGGTGGGGAAGTTGTAATCATAAAAAAGGCTATATTAATCTAAATTTAAAACTCATCCATAAAAAAATAGAGCTTATAGAATATGTAGTTTTGCATGAATTAACTCATCTTATATATCCAAATCATAAAATGGAATTTTATAAATTTATTGAAAATATAATGCCTGATTTTAGACAAAGAGAAAAGAGTTTAAAAAATATTTAA
- the nadD gene encoding nicotinate (nicotinamide) nucleotide adenylyltransferase, which translates to MNLALFGGSFDPPHLGHDSIVKMALNELDIDKLIIMPTFISPFKANFSAPPDVRLKWIKSIWGSLENVEISDFEIEQKRPVPTIQTAIYLKEKYNPENFYLLLGADHIRNLSTWHNYNELKNIVKFIVAKRDEIEIPKNLQKINTDVHISSSEIREGIGYELLNDNIKEDIIKFYKGK; encoded by the coding sequence TTGAATTTGGCACTATTTGGTGGAAGTTTTGACCCTCCTCACCTAGGTCACGATAGCATTGTAAAAATGGCACTAAATGAACTTGACATAGATAAACTAATCATAATGCCGACATTCATAAGTCCATTTAAAGCAAATTTTTCAGCACCGCCAGATGTTAGACTAAAATGGATAAAATCCATCTGGGGAAGTCTTGAAAACGTTGAAATTTCAGACTTTGAGATAGAACAAAAAAGACCAGTTCCCACGATACAAACAGCTATTTATCTAAAAGAAAAATACAACCCTGAAAATTTTTATCTATTGCTTGGGGCTGATCATATAAGAAATTTAAGCACATGGCACAACTATAATGAGCTTAAAAATATAGTTAAATTTATAGTTGCAAAAAGAGATGAAATAGAAATACCAAAAAATCTTCAAAAGATAAACACAGATGTTCACATAAGCTCATCTGAGATAAGAGAAGGTATTGGCTATGAATTACTTAATGATAACATAAAAGAAGATATAATTAAATTTTACAAAGGAAAATAA